The following proteins are encoded in a genomic region of Cyclonatronum proteinivorum:
- a CDS encoding ABC transporter ATP-binding protein has translation MKELFKLNRFFWKYKGTVLIGTLFLVLANVFLVWIPILIRQTIDKVEELSQENADAAVGVLDVLLSEEAGALLATNTAYLLLAVALYGILLYATRQTLIVTSRKIEFDMRNEIFDRIQQLPQSYYSQNKSGDIYVRATEDVQRVREYFGPAFMYTIQTISRAAIIITIMVLVNPVLTLWALLPLPVLTLFAYWVSGFIHKRSNEIQEQYASLAGRANEAFSSIRLIKAYAREDYEKGRFMKESETYRRRKLRLDVVESLFHPMLSLLIGLSIVLVIWQGGIMVTQGIITIGNIAEFIIHVTYLTWPVASLGYTINLIQRSAASQERIAKMMRTPNEIQDTVSDSPEITHIKGDITFENVSFVYPNAETPAIDRVSFSVKAGQTVAFVGRTGSGKTTLVQLIPRLFNPSAGSIKIDGKDITKIPLNFLRKNIGFVPQDTFLFSDTIKDNIAFGMESFSVQDVEKAAENAQVLENINDFEKGFDTLLGERGITLSGGQKQRTSIARAIIRKPPILILDDSLSAVDTKTEDAILTHLKHEFKSKTTIIISHRISTVKDADCIFVLKDGSITESGKHEELINNQGYYASMYRKQLLEQELAQL, from the coding sequence TTGAAAGAATTATTCAAGCTTAACCGGTTTTTCTGGAAATACAAGGGTACTGTGCTCATCGGTACCCTTTTTCTTGTTTTAGCTAATGTATTCCTGGTATGGATACCCATTCTGATCCGTCAGACTATTGATAAGGTAGAGGAGCTGTCACAGGAAAATGCAGACGCCGCGGTCGGTGTACTGGATGTATTATTATCTGAAGAAGCCGGCGCGTTGCTTGCAACGAATACGGCCTACCTTTTGCTTGCGGTGGCGCTCTATGGGATTTTGCTCTATGCGACCCGCCAAACGCTCATCGTGACGTCAAGAAAGATTGAGTTTGATATGCGGAATGAGATTTTTGACCGCATTCAGCAACTGCCGCAAAGTTATTACAGCCAAAATAAGAGCGGGGATATTTATGTAAGGGCGACGGAAGATGTTCAGCGGGTGCGGGAGTATTTTGGCCCGGCCTTTATGTACACCATTCAAACAATTTCAAGGGCCGCCATCATCATAACGATTATGGTTCTGGTGAATCCGGTGCTCACCTTATGGGCATTGCTGCCATTGCCCGTTCTCACGCTTTTTGCCTATTGGGTAAGCGGGTTTATTCACAAGCGGTCAAATGAGATTCAGGAGCAATACGCGTCTCTTGCGGGCCGTGCCAACGAAGCCTTTTCGAGCATACGACTCATCAAGGCCTATGCGCGGGAGGACTACGAGAAGGGCCGGTTTATGAAGGAAAGCGAAACCTACCGCCGTCGGAAACTCAGGCTTGATGTAGTCGAATCCCTTTTTCATCCTATGCTCAGCCTTCTTATTGGCTTATCCATTGTGTTGGTCATCTGGCAGGGTGGCATTATGGTAACACAAGGGATTATCACGATTGGCAACATCGCAGAATTTATCATTCATGTTACTTATCTGACCTGGCCGGTTGCTTCCCTGGGCTACACCATCAATCTGATTCAGCGCTCCGCAGCGTCTCAGGAGCGCATTGCCAAAATGATGCGCACGCCAAATGAAATACAGGACACCGTTTCAGACAGCCCGGAAATAACCCATATTAAGGGTGATATCACCTTCGAAAATGTGTCTTTCGTTTATCCGAATGCAGAAACGCCTGCGATAGACCGCGTTTCTTTTTCGGTTAAGGCTGGTCAGACTGTCGCTTTTGTAGGAAGAACAGGCAGCGGAAAAACAACGCTGGTTCAGCTTATACCCCGATTATTTAACCCTTCCGCAGGCAGCATAAAAATTGACGGAAAAGATATTACAAAAATTCCGCTGAACTTTTTGAGGAAAAATATTGGTTTTGTACCACAAGATACTTTCTTATTTTCAGATACAATAAAAGATAACATTGCCTTCGGAATGGAATCCTTCTCTGTTCAGGATGTAGAAAAAGCGGCTGAAAATGCCCAGGTACTTGAAAACATAAATGATTTTGAGAAAGGATTTGACACCTTACTTGGTGAAAGAGGCATAACACTTTCCGGCGGTCAGAAACAGCGCACAAGTATTGCAAGAGCTATAATCAGAAAACCACCTATCCTTATATTAGACGACTCATTAAGTGCTGTTGATACCAAAACTGAAGACGCCATACTTACACATCTTAAACATGAATTTAAAAGCAAAACTACCATCATCATAAGTCACCGCATTTCTACTGTGAAGGATGCCGACTGCATTTTTGTGCTTAAAGATGGCAGCATTACCGAATCAGGGAAACACGAGGAGCTGATTAACAATCAGGGTTATTACGCCAGCATGTACAGGAAACAGCTTCTCGAGCAAGAGTTGGCACAGCTCTGA
- the rpmI gene encoding 50S ribosomal protein L35, producing MPKLKTNSGAKKRFKLTGTGKLKRKKAFTSHILTKKSPKRKRNLRQSTLVHKSDMSNIKRLLPNL from the coding sequence ATGCCTAAACTCAAAACAAACAGTGGCGCCAAAAAGCGATTCAAGCTCACCGGAACCGGCAAGCTGAAGCGTAAAAAGGCATTCACAAGCCACATTCTCACCAAAAAGTCGCCGAAGCGCAAGCGCAATCTGCGGCAATCTACCCTGGTTCACAAGAGCGACATGAGCAACATCAAGCGTCTCCTGCCAAACCTCTAA
- the pheS gene encoding phenylalanine--tRNA ligase subunit alpha has translation MSELTDKLKKEIESARISTREELEHFRLTYLSKKGHVSALLSKIGSVAAEERKIFGQKVNAVKQLAHTKLKEAEQRLHSTKKSTAKATDDITLPASPLPLGVAHPLSQTLRQIKDVFYRLGFSIADGPEVEDDFHNFTALNFPPEHPARDMQDTFFIRKTEDADTDDLVLRTHTSPVQIRLMKNGTPPFRSIMPGRVYRNESITAKSYCLFHQVEGLYVDKKVSLAELKDTLIMFVEMIYGEDVRYRIRPSFFPFTEPSLEMDIWWGDESSGKWLEILGAGMVHPNVLQAVGIDSEEYSGFAFGMGVERIAMLKYGIDDIRLLYDNDLRFLQQFQ, from the coding sequence ATGAGTGAACTCACTGATAAGCTCAAAAAAGAGATTGAATCCGCAAGGATCAGCACCCGTGAAGAACTTGAGCACTTCCGCCTCACCTATCTTTCCAAAAAGGGGCATGTATCCGCATTGCTCAGTAAAATCGGCTCTGTAGCGGCTGAAGAACGCAAAATATTCGGTCAGAAAGTCAACGCCGTAAAACAGCTTGCACACACTAAACTCAAAGAAGCGGAACAGCGGCTGCACAGCACAAAAAAATCTACTGCGAAAGCAACCGACGATATCACCCTGCCCGCAAGCCCGCTTCCGCTTGGCGTAGCCCATCCCCTGTCGCAAACCCTCCGGCAAATCAAAGATGTTTTCTACCGTCTTGGATTTTCCATTGCCGACGGCCCCGAAGTTGAAGACGATTTTCACAACTTTACCGCGCTCAACTTTCCGCCCGAACATCCAGCCCGCGACATGCAAGATACCTTCTTCATTCGGAAAACCGAAGACGCCGACACCGACGACCTTGTTCTGCGCACACACACCTCACCCGTACAGATTCGTCTGATGAAAAACGGCACCCCGCCCTTCCGCTCCATTATGCCGGGACGGGTGTACCGCAACGAATCCATCACGGCCAAATCATACTGCCTGTTTCATCAGGTTGAAGGACTTTATGTAGATAAAAAAGTATCGCTTGCCGAGCTCAAGGATACACTCATCATGTTTGTGGAAATGATTTACGGGGAAGACGTTCGCTACCGGATTCGTCCTTCTTTCTTCCCGTTTACCGAACCAAGCCTCGAAATGGATATTTGGTGGGGAGATGAAAGCTCCGGAAAATGGCTCGAAATCTTAGGAGCCGGCATGGTTCATCCCAATGTGCTGCAAGCAGTTGGCATTGATTCCGAAGAATACAGCGGCTTTGCTTTCGGCATGGGTGTAGAGCGAATTGCCATGCTCAAATACGGCATTGACGACATCCGCCTCCTCTACGACAACGACCTCCGTTTCCTGCAACAGTTCCAATAA
- a CDS encoding NAD(P)/FAD-dependent oxidoreductase, translating into MLIGIIGAGISGLTAGRILAKAGHEVIVFEKSRGFGGRICTRHSNKYEGVRFDHGAPYISGDDPLFKAFITELTDKGIAKKWTDTFHFHDGEQLYDKHPNMDKKDRYVCEEGMNSIGKYLSRWVDVRLNTRVIGFTYQGDRRTTKRAWMLNLESFDTFEVDAIVVAAPAVQTYGLIENSIDETMFKTIIKDIDSVLYSPKHALMLTYEGADIPDFSALVVANNPVVNWICNENSKRENNSPNTLALTVHTHAAFSKKHVFDGSVPEIVELEIAQQVRKILGDWAGRYDESQLRLWRYPQPGNYFEKDFVELGEDLKPIALVGDYMRGKTLEHAYISGYKLGHHWAKRFSK; encoded by the coding sequence ATGCTTATTGGTATCATAGGAGCCGGAATATCCGGTCTCACAGCTGGTCGTATACTGGCAAAAGCCGGTCATGAAGTTATTGTTTTTGAAAAAAGCCGGGGGTTCGGCGGGCGTATCTGTACCCGTCATTCCAATAAATATGAAGGCGTTCGGTTTGATCACGGGGCACCCTACATATCCGGAGATGATCCGCTTTTTAAGGCGTTCATTACAGAACTAACCGACAAAGGCATTGCGAAAAAGTGGACGGACACGTTTCATTTTCACGATGGCGAACAGCTCTACGACAAACATCCAAACATGGACAAAAAGGACCGGTATGTTTGTGAGGAGGGGATGAACAGCATTGGTAAGTACCTGAGCCGCTGGGTAGATGTTCGGCTGAACACACGGGTGATCGGATTCACTTATCAGGGGGATCGCCGCACCACCAAGCGTGCCTGGATGCTCAATCTCGAAAGCTTTGATACCTTCGAGGTTGATGCCATCGTAGTAGCCGCACCGGCAGTTCAGACGTATGGTCTGATCGAAAACAGCATTGATGAAACCATGTTCAAAACCATCATCAAAGACATTGACAGCGTGCTCTACAGCCCCAAACACGCCTTAATGCTAACCTATGAAGGCGCAGACATACCGGACTTCTCCGCTCTCGTGGTGGCCAATAATCCGGTCGTGAATTGGATTTGTAACGAGAACTCAAAGCGGGAAAACAACTCACCCAATACGCTTGCCCTAACCGTGCATACGCACGCGGCATTTTCGAAAAAACACGTTTTTGATGGTAGTGTACCAGAAATTGTAGAACTGGAAATTGCACAGCAAGTCCGCAAAATACTGGGCGACTGGGCTGGCCGCTACGACGAATCACAGCTTCGTCTGTGGCGCTACCCGCAACCCGGAAATTATTTCGAAAAGGATTTCGTTGAACTCGGCGAAGATCTGAAACCCATTGCTCTCGTTGGTGATTACATGCGCGGCAAAACCTTAGAACATGCATATATCTCAGGATATAAGCTGGGTCATCACTGGGCTAAACGCTTTTCGAAATAG
- the rplT gene encoding 50S ribosomal protein L20, with protein sequence MPRSVNKVASKSRRKKILKQAKGYWGSRSKVYTVAKNTVEKGLQYQYRDRRNRKREFRKLWIIRINAAARLNGVSYSRLMGALKKHNIEIDRKILADLAVHEPQTFTAIVKKATA encoded by the coding sequence ATGCCACGTTCAGTGAACAAAGTGGCTTCCAAAAGCCGTCGCAAGAAGATACTCAAGCAAGCGAAAGGCTATTGGGGTTCACGAAGCAAGGTTTATACAGTTGCCAAAAATACTGTAGAAAAAGGTCTTCAATATCAGTACAGAGACCGCCGTAACCGCAAACGGGAATTCAGAAAACTCTGGATCATCCGTATCAATGCGGCTGCACGCCTTAACGGGGTTTCTTACTCCAGACTGATGGGTGCTCTGAAAAAGCACAATATTGAAATCGACCGCAAAATCCTGGCGGATCTTGCCGTACACGAGCCGCAAACATTCACGGCAATCGTTAAAAAAGCAACCGCCTAA
- a CDS encoding acyclic terpene utilization AtuA family protein, with translation MSTKTIRIASGQGFWGDLPVAPVNQVKLGKIDYLMMDYLAEVTMSIMQKQKLRNPDFGYARDFVGVIEHILPEIAAGKVRVMSNAGGVNPQACKDAILEIAKKAGISGLKVAVVDGDNILPDLDSFIERGHELNNMETGEPVITVKDKLLSANVYFGAEAMVEALEAGAHIVVTGRVTDTGLCLAPLVHEFGWDFDDADKMAAGTVAGHILECGAQSSGGNFTDWELVPDMEDIGFPIVEAYADGSFVVTKHENAGGLVSEATIKEQLLYEIGDPAEYITPDCVADFTSIELAQEGENRVRVWGIKGKPKTPFYKVSASYLDGYKLTGTLVYAWPDALKKAVRAGEILKARAEKLGLTFDAFHTEYVGFNGCTEQPAGPEFDRDTPDEVQLRVALSGPSKKDLDRFGMELAPLILTGPSAVTGFAGGRPKAGEIVAYWPALLRKDAVKARMTIFST, from the coding sequence TTGAGTACTAAAACGATTCGAATTGCTTCGGGGCAGGGCTTTTGGGGTGATCTGCCTGTAGCGCCCGTAAATCAGGTCAAGCTGGGTAAAATTGATTATCTGATGATGGACTACCTTGCTGAGGTAACCATGTCTATCATGCAAAAACAAAAGCTGCGCAACCCTGATTTTGGGTACGCGCGCGATTTCGTAGGGGTAATCGAACATATACTGCCTGAAATTGCAGCCGGAAAAGTCCGGGTGATGTCGAATGCCGGCGGGGTGAATCCGCAGGCCTGTAAAGACGCCATTCTGGAAATTGCCAAAAAAGCCGGCATTAGCGGGCTCAAAGTTGCCGTTGTGGATGGGGATAACATCCTGCCCGATCTTGATTCCTTTATTGAAAGAGGGCACGAGCTGAACAACATGGAAACAGGCGAGCCTGTAATCACGGTGAAAGACAAATTGCTGAGTGCCAACGTGTATTTTGGCGCGGAAGCCATGGTTGAAGCACTCGAAGCCGGCGCGCACATTGTGGTTACGGGACGGGTAACGGATACCGGTCTCTGCCTTGCCCCCTTGGTTCATGAGTTTGGTTGGGATTTCGATGATGCCGATAAGATGGCTGCCGGAACGGTTGCCGGGCATATTCTGGAATGCGGCGCCCAAAGTTCAGGCGGAAATTTCACGGATTGGGAGCTTGTCCCTGACATGGAAGATATCGGCTTTCCTATTGTGGAGGCGTATGCAGACGGCAGCTTTGTAGTGACCAAGCATGAAAATGCCGGCGGTTTGGTAAGCGAGGCAACCATCAAGGAACAGCTGTTGTATGAAATTGGCGATCCGGCTGAGTATATCACGCCGGACTGCGTTGCTGATTTCACGAGTATTGAGCTTGCACAGGAAGGCGAAAACCGCGTACGGGTCTGGGGTATCAAAGGAAAGCCCAAAACACCATTTTATAAAGTATCAGCAAGCTATCTGGATGGCTATAAGCTGACCGGAACACTCGTTTATGCCTGGCCCGACGCGCTCAAAAAAGCCGTTCGCGCTGGTGAAATCCTCAAAGCCCGGGCCGAAAAACTGGGGCTGACATTCGATGCGTTTCATACGGAGTATGTCGGGTTTAATGGCTGTACAGAACAGCCGGCAGGACCTGAGTTTGACCGCGATACCCCTGATGAAGTACAGCTCCGGGTGGCTTTGAGCGGGCCTTCCAAAAAAGACCTTGACCGTTTCGGGATGGAACTTGCGCCGCTGATTCTGACCGGACCAAGCGCGGTTACCGGATTCGCCGGCGGAAGACCTAAAGCTGGCGAAATTGTAGCCTATTGGCCGGCATTGCTGCGAAAAGATGCAGTAAAAGCCCGAATGACTATCTTTTCTACCTGA
- the infC gene encoding translation initiation factor IF-3: protein MGDTTIGKRYKQYKNYNTERINEDIEAPKVRVIKPDGEHEIVSSDRALAIARNMELDLVEVAADANPPVCRILDYKKFLYEKKKKEKEAKKKQHVVNIKELRFRPHTDDHDYNFKLKHAKSFLEEGNKVKATVQFRGRDIIYSNNGKELLERFADDLKELGKIETNPKLEGKRMSLIVAPNK from the coding sequence ATAGGAGATACAACAATCGGAAAGAGATATAAGCAATACAAGAATTACAACACCGAGCGCATTAACGAAGACATCGAAGCGCCAAAAGTACGTGTTATCAAGCCAGACGGTGAGCACGAAATTGTCAGCTCAGACCGCGCCCTTGCTATAGCGCGCAATATGGAACTGGACCTCGTTGAAGTCGCCGCAGACGCCAACCCTCCAGTATGCCGTATTCTGGACTACAAAAAATTCTTGTACGAAAAGAAAAAGAAAGAAAAAGAAGCCAAGAAAAAGCAGCACGTCGTAAACATCAAAGAGCTTCGATTCAGACCGCATACGGATGACCACGACTACAACTTCAAACTGAAACACGCCAAATCGTTTCTGGAAGAAGGTAACAAGGTCAAAGCCACCGTGCAGTTCAGGGGTCGCGACATTATTTACAGCAACAACGGCAAAGAACTCCTCGAACGCTTTGCCGACGACCTTAAAGAACTCGGCAAAATCGAGACCAACCCCAAGCTTGAAGGCAAGCGCATGTCACTCATTGTTGCGCCCAACAAATAA
- the thrS gene encoding threonine--tRNA ligase → MAQDSNAAETIQLTFPDGTIRTYPAGTSGFEVAKSISPRLAKDALSITLNETVLDLDRPITADGSLKINTWDTEDGKMTFWHSSAHLLAEAVEALYPGVKLGIGPAIEQGFYYDIDFGDTTISVEDLPRIEKKMLELARVKTAFTRKEVSKEEAVAHYTEKNDPYKLELLGDLEDGTISFYTQGNFTDLCRGPHIPNTEKVKAVKLLNVAGAYWRGKSDNKQLTRIYGISFPKQKMLDEFLHMLEEAKKRDHKKLGKELSLYMIDPMIGSGLPVWLPNGTVLRRTLEAFLRDEQINRGYQEVITPHIANLRLYETSGHYPYYADSQYDPMQVDDERYMLKPMNCPHHHRIYAREMHSYRDLPIRLSEFGTVYRYEQSGELNGLSRVRGFTQDDAHIYCTHDQLKDEIKGCIDLTQHVFSIFDMPVDIRLSFRDENDDKYGGAAEYWQRAQREIREVADELGLAYTIAEGEASFYGPKIDFIIRDAIGRKWQLGTVQLDYVMPERFELTYMGADNKKHRPVIIHRAPFGSMERFTSILIEHFAGNFPLWLSPKQVSIIPVSDQFNTLAYKYRDQLHEKGIRVTVDDRSEQIGLKIREAEKAKIPQMLIIGEREAENNTVSLRKHRKGNVGTFAFDEYLVKLTDEINNKVLPD, encoded by the coding sequence ATGGCTCAGGATTCTAACGCAGCAGAGACGATTCAATTAACATTTCCGGATGGGACCATCCGTACCTATCCAGCCGGCACATCCGGCTTTGAAGTCGCAAAGAGCATCTCTCCCCGTCTTGCCAAAGACGCCCTCAGCATCACCCTAAACGAAACGGTGCTCGACCTCGACCGTCCCATCACCGCGGATGGCAGCCTGAAAATCAACACCTGGGATACCGAAGACGGCAAAATGACCTTCTGGCACAGCAGCGCGCACCTTCTCGCTGAAGCCGTCGAAGCCCTGTACCCTGGCGTAAAGCTCGGCATTGGTCCGGCCATTGAACAGGGGTTCTACTACGACATTGATTTCGGGGATACAACCATTTCTGTAGAAGACCTCCCCCGCATCGAGAAAAAAATGCTCGAACTTGCGCGCGTCAAGACTGCATTCACCCGAAAAGAAGTTTCCAAAGAAGAAGCCGTCGCCCATTACACGGAGAAAAACGATCCGTACAAACTCGAACTCCTCGGTGATCTGGAAGACGGTACCATTTCTTTTTACACGCAGGGCAACTTCACAGACCTCTGCCGCGGACCGCACATCCCGAACACAGAAAAGGTAAAGGCTGTAAAACTTCTGAACGTAGCCGGCGCCTACTGGCGCGGAAAAAGCGACAACAAACAGCTTACCCGCATTTACGGCATCAGCTTCCCCAAGCAGAAAATGCTGGATGAATTCCTGCACATGCTGGAAGAAGCCAAAAAACGGGATCACAAAAAACTGGGCAAAGAGCTGTCCCTTTACATGATCGATCCCATGATCGGCAGCGGCTTACCGGTTTGGCTGCCCAACGGCACCGTTCTGCGTCGCACGCTTGAAGCTTTCCTGCGCGACGAGCAGATTAACCGCGGATATCAGGAAGTCATCACCCCGCACATCGCGAATCTGCGTCTGTATGAAACATCAGGGCACTACCCATACTACGCCGATTCACAATACGACCCCATGCAGGTCGATGACGAGCGCTATATGCTCAAACCCATGAACTGCCCGCATCATCACCGCATTTACGCCCGTGAAATGCACAGTTACCGCGACCTGCCGATTCGTTTATCTGAATTCGGAACCGTGTACCGCTACGAACAATCCGGCGAGCTCAACGGACTCTCCCGCGTACGCGGCTTCACGCAGGACGACGCCCACATCTACTGCACACACGATCAGCTCAAAGATGAGATCAAGGGCTGCATCGACCTGACGCAGCATGTGTTCAGCATTTTCGACATGCCGGTTGACATCCGCCTTTCTTTCCGCGATGAAAACGACGACAAATATGGCGGCGCTGCAGAATACTGGCAGCGTGCACAACGCGAAATCAGAGAAGTAGCCGATGAACTCGGCCTTGCCTACACCATCGCTGAAGGCGAAGCAAGCTTCTACGGCCCCAAAATTGATTTCATCATCCGGGACGCCATTGGGCGCAAATGGCAGCTTGGCACCGTACAGCTCGACTACGTCATGCCCGAACGCTTCGAACTCACCTACATGGGTGCCGACAACAAAAAACACCGCCCGGTGATTATCCATCGCGCCCCTTTCGGCTCAATGGAAAGATTCACATCCATATTAATCGAACACTTCGCCGGAAATTTCCCGCTTTGGCTGTCGCCCAAGCAGGTCAGCATCATTCCCGTATCCGATCAGTTCAACACCCTTGCTTATAAGTATCGTGATCAGCTCCATGAAAAAGGCATACGCGTAACCGTAGATGACCGCAGTGAGCAGATCGGGCTCAAAATCAGAGAAGCCGAAAAAGCAAAAATACCCCAAATGCTGATTATCGGCGAACGTGAAGCCGAAAACAACACGGTATCCCTGCGCAAACACCGAAAAGGAAATGTCGGAACGTTTGCATTTGATGAATACCTTGTTAAATTAACAGACGAAATCAACAACAAAGTTTTGCCGGATTAA
- the pheT gene encoding phenylalanine--tRNA ligase subunit beta translates to MKISLNWLRDYINTSLSDTEIADKLTLTGLEVDEIESVGSDFAGVVVGEVISAEKHPNADKLTLCQVNTGEETVQIVCGAPNVAAGQKVPVAKVGATLPVTDKSGKPFHIKKSKIRGELSFGMICAEDELGIGTDHSGIMVLDSALSPGTPFSDVVPGTRDTILEIGLTPNRPDAACHAGTARDLFAVTGEAFTHPAASLQPASITHHEDGNPRISIRIENTDLCHRYAGIVMKNVQVQPSPQWVQNRLKAIGLRPRNAVVDATNYVLHELGQPLHAFDISTLSGPEIVVKSFGQEITFTTLDETEQKVPAGSLFICDAEKPVALAGVMGGLNSEIQDHTTDILIESAWFEPVSVRKTSRALALQTDSSYRFERGVDPQITLKAALRCAQLIAEWTGAEIDGPVTDIHPVVTEPKKLSLRVARANQMIGTEIPQETMVQILARLGFAPQAAGDRINCTVPTYRPDVSIEVDLIEEVARIFDYNNIPTPGCISFARPPVTPFEEQFKTSLHDACIRLGLTELYNNSLLPETIRKWLTEAQEAQLIPTLNPISRDQAILRPDLTYGFLKSAAYNFNRKAESFRAFEIGRVFSSGEGSWISGIQETTSLLIGIAGNKQVQHWQHPAQVFTFHDLKALLNGLFRNLQLEDKISFAYENQILHLQNGSTRMGYARQITAAEAKLHDLEVPAFIAEINCDELSKLVRERPQVRYASVPKFPAFEFDIALIVDAELEAFQLLSYIKTHGGKRLKSVSVFDVFEGKSLGEEKKSVAFRLIFQDGEKTLTIDDVNSIINKLTKGLDKTFGAKLRG, encoded by the coding sequence ATGAAAATTTCGCTAAACTGGCTGCGCGACTACATAAACACCAGCCTCTCCGATACAGAAATTGCTGACAAACTCACCCTGACCGGCTTAGAAGTTGATGAAATTGAATCCGTAGGAAGCGACTTTGCAGGTGTGGTAGTGGGCGAAGTAATTAGCGCAGAAAAACATCCCAACGCTGATAAACTCACCCTTTGTCAGGTAAACACCGGTGAAGAAACCGTGCAGATTGTATGCGGTGCGCCCAATGTTGCTGCCGGGCAAAAAGTGCCCGTTGCAAAAGTTGGCGCAACCCTGCCGGTAACCGACAAAAGCGGCAAACCTTTTCATATTAAAAAATCGAAAATCCGCGGCGAGTTGTCATTCGGGATGATTTGCGCCGAAGACGAGCTGGGCATTGGAACCGATCACAGCGGGATCATGGTACTTGACAGCGCCCTATCCCCCGGCACGCCTTTCTCAGATGTCGTACCCGGCACCCGGGATACCATCCTTGAAATTGGCCTTACGCCAAACCGCCCCGACGCAGCCTGTCATGCAGGCACCGCCCGCGACCTGTTTGCCGTAACCGGCGAAGCTTTCACGCATCCCGCAGCCTCGCTCCAACCCGCCTCCATCACCCATCATGAAGACGGAAATCCGCGTATCAGCATTCGCATTGAAAACACGGATTTGTGCCATCGCTACGCGGGTATCGTGATGAAAAACGTACAGGTGCAGCCCTCCCCGCAATGGGTACAAAACCGTCTCAAGGCCATCGGACTGCGCCCCCGAAACGCAGTAGTTGACGCAACCAATTACGTGCTGCACGAGCTTGGGCAACCCCTCCATGCCTTCGATATCAGCACTCTGAGCGGTCCGGAAATTGTCGTTAAATCTTTTGGTCAGGAGATCACTTTCACGACACTGGACGAAACCGAACAGAAAGTACCGGCAGGTTCCCTGTTTATATGCGACGCCGAAAAACCGGTCGCACTCGCAGGCGTAATGGGCGGATTAAACTCTGAAATCCAGGACCATACAACTGATATCCTTATTGAATCAGCCTGGTTTGAGCCTGTAAGCGTACGCAAAACATCCCGTGCGCTGGCCCTGCAAACAGATTCATCCTACCGCTTCGAACGCGGCGTTGATCCGCAGATCACGCTCAAAGCGGCCCTGCGCTGTGCACAGCTGATTGCAGAATGGACAGGCGCAGAAATTGACGGGCCGGTTACGGATATCCATCCCGTAGTTACTGAACCCAAAAAACTCAGCCTGCGGGTAGCACGCGCCAATCAGATGATAGGCACGGAAATACCGCAGGAAACCATGGTTCAGATTTTAGCGCGCCTCGGCTTTGCCCCACAGGCCGCGGGTGACCGCATTAACTGCACCGTTCCGACCTACCGCCCGGATGTGAGTATCGAAGTAGATCTCATAGAAGAAGTCGCCCGGATTTTTGACTACAACAACATCCCAACTCCGGGGTGCATATCCTTTGCACGGCCGCCGGTCACGCCCTTTGAAGAGCAGTTCAAAACCAGCCTGCACGACGCCTGTATCCGGCTTGGACTCACGGAGCTGTACAACAACTCCCTCCTTCCCGAAACCATCCGTAAGTGGCTCACCGAAGCGCAGGAAGCACAGCTTATCCCAACCCTGAATCCCATTTCTCGCGACCAGGCTATCCTGCGCCCGGACCTGACCTACGGCTTTCTGAAATCAGCGGCCTACAACTTCAACCGCAAAGCTGAAAGCTTCCGGGCTTTTGAAATAGGACGCGTTTTTTCTTCCGGGGAAGGCAGCTGGATTAGCGGCATTCAGGAAACGACCAGCCTTCTGATCGGGATTGCCGGCAACAAGCAGGTGCAGCACTGGCAGCACCCGGCACAGGTCTTCACCTTTCACGACCTTAAAGCCCTGTTAAACGGACTCTTCAGAAATCTTCAGCTGGAAGACAAAATCAGCTTTGCGTACGAAAATCAGATTCTGCACCTCCAAAACGGAAGCACCCGCATGGGGTACGCGCGTCAGATAACGGCCGCCGAAGCAAAGCTGCATGACCTTGAAGTCCCTGCATTCATAGCTGAGATCAACTGTGATGAACTAAGCAAACTTGTGCGGGAGCGTCCGCAGGTCCGCTATGCGTCTGTTCCGAAATTTCCTGCATTTGAATTCGATATTGCGTTAATTGTTGACGCAGAGCTCGAAGCCTTTCAATTACTGAGCTACATCAAAACACATGGGGGCAAGCGCCTGAAATCCGTCAGTGTTTTCGATGTCTTTGAAGGAAAAAGCCTTGGTGAAGAGAAAAAGAGCGTTGCGTTCAGACTCATCTTTCAGGATGGCGAAAAAACGCTTACCATTGATGACGTCAACTCCATCATCAACAAGCTCACCAAAGGGCTTGATAAAACATTCGGGGCAAAGCTCAGGGGATAG